The Gemmatimonadota bacterium genomic interval GCCCGTCAAAGTAATCGCCATCCACGACATGTTCAGAAGGGGAATCTTCAAAGATTATTTATCTACGATCCAAAAAATTGCAGAACAGACGAATATCTCCTTTCCAATGCTTTACGACACAGAGGAAGTAAACATAGCAGGCAGGAGTGATATTCGGCATACTCCAACGACACTCATAATAAATAAGGAAGGCAAAATTCAATACGAAGAAATGGGTTATGTCGAGACCAGGTTCTTACCTCAGGTAAAGGCAATAATCGAAAAACTGATCGCTGGATAAAAAATCAATTCCAGAAATGAGGTATAGTCGATGAATTTTGAATTAGACCCTAAAAGTGGTATCCCTTTCTATCGCCAGATCATTGACCAGATTCGTTATGGCATTGCTGCTGGCAAATTGAATGTAGGAGACCAATTGCCCACCGTTCGCGCGTTGGCCGTAGAACTCAAGGTCAATCTCAACACCATCAGCAAAGCCTATCGGGAACTGGAAATTAAAAACATTCTGGAAACCCAGCAGGGTTCAGGAACATTTATTGCGCCAGTAAAAGTAGAGATTCCCGACAACGAAAAAGAAAAAAAATTAGCCGGTATATGCAATGAATTCCAGAGCATTGCCGCGGCCTACGGATTCAACCTTGCAGACTTGATCAAAGAACTAAAACAACGACAAGGAGCAGACCATGAACGATAAAATTCCTCTGAACAAGCATGTCAATCTCGTCTCGATCTTCATTTTCCTCATTCTCACACTGGCAAACGCAATCCTGCTCTATCTGGACCTGATATCTTTAACCATAGCCCTGATCGGACTGGCTGCTACGCTATTCATTGCCGCCACATTGAAAATCTCTGACCAGTGGGAAAAAGCCGTGGTCTTGCGTATGGGAAAATTTATTGGATTAAAAGGTCCGGGTTGGTTTCTCATCATTCCCATCATCGACCGGGTCGATAAATATATCGACCAGCGAGTCCGGGTTACTGACATTAGAGCCGACTCTACCCTGACAAAAGACACTGTACCGGTCAATGTCGATGCCGTCGTCTATTGGACCGTTTGGGATGCTGAAAAAGCCGCCCTCGAAGTGCAGGAATATGAATACGCCGTTTCACTCGTCTCCCGGACTGGCCTGCGCGACATCATCGGCAAACACGAATTGGCAGATCTCCTGCAAAATCGAGAAAAGATCGCCGAAGCCCTGCAACATGCCCTCGACGAAACGACCAGTTCCTGGGGCATTACCTGTCAAAGTGTCGGCATCAAAGACATCGTTATACCACCCGACCTTGCAGATGCCATGAGCAAGCAAGCCCAGGCAGAAAGAGAGCGCCAGGCCCGGATCATCCTGGGCACAGCCGAAACCGAAATCTCAGAAAAATTCTCTCAGGCCAGCGAAAACTATCACAATAACCCCGTCGCCCTTCAACTGCGCGGTATGAACATGCTCTTTGAAGGACTCAAAGAAAAAGGGTCTCTGGTAATCGTACCGAGTTCTGCCCTGGAATCGATGAACCTGGGGGCCATTGGTGGACTGACAGCCCTTGCTGAGAACAATACAAACCAAACACCCGACCCGACTGAAGATACGGCTTAAACACCCATCAGGAACAAAAAAAGCCGCTCAAATGAGCGGCTTTTGTGTAAAGAACACAGGATCACTCCACCCGAAAAACCACAGAATCCGCGGCCATAGAAGCGAACAATCCAATACCCCCCTTCACATGAAACTGCGGCTCATCCAACGCCACTTCATCTTGCGCGCTCGAAATCAAATAATCGCCGTAATTCTCATCCAGCGCATAGACCGCAAGCGAGTACAGACCATAATACGAAAACTGTCTTGAATTTAAGGTCAACGAGCGCCCCTGCAAAAAACGCCATTGATCTGCCCGGGCAATACTATCCCGCAGTGCGCCCAGCCCTGTAGTATCCACTGCCCCGCCAAAACCCCCGCCAAATCTTCCAAACTGAGTCGCCAGCGGAATTTGCTCCAACAACGCCACAGACTTGCGCGTCGTAACATACCCCCCCTTTGTCTCCCCCTCCCATGTAACCCGATACGCATCGCCGCCAATCAGCAACGTAGATGCACCTGAAACTTGGGGTGCAACCGGCACAGTCGTCTGCGCGGTCGCTGTACCCAATCCCGTCGTAACAGACAGATGATGGGTCTTGCCCGACTCAATAATCAAATCCGGCTGTTCGTAATAACCCGGTCTATCCACCACAGGTGATAACTCGTAAGACACCCCATCCACCTCAATCATCACCAGGGCATCGGACAGCGCACTCGCCTCCCGATCATACACACTGGAAAGCGGCATCGTTGTACCCACAAACAAATCGGACACAGGACTTCCCGCCCGCAAATAACCCTCGACATAAACCGTCTCTCGAAACTCCCCCAACGACTCAGTCGGTGCCGTGCTACAACCCCCAGCACCAAGACCGAGAACAAAACAAAATATCCATTGTATCTTTTTCATCCCAGGTTCCTCTCTCACATATTAAAACGAAAACCAATACTCGGCAAAATCGGCTGCAGAAGCACATCCTGCACCTGAATCTCCGGCTCAGTCGCATCAAACGAGCGATACCACACATTGCGTCGATTATAGACATTGAACACACTGAACACTATCTGCCCCCCAACGCCACCCCACCTGAAATCGTGCGTAATACCCAGATCCATACGGTGATAGGCTGGCAACCGATAGGCATTCTTTTCCGACACATGCACATAGGGAATAGACTGTCCCGTTGGCTGCTGCACCTCATAGCGTGCCTCGGGAAGCGTATATGCCTGCCCCGTGCCATAAACCCAATTGGCATTCAAATTCCAGCCCCTGCCCAGATAATAATCCGTCACAACAGAAACATCGTGTCGCCGGTCGTACTTTGGCGGAAACGGATTGCCCTGGTTCAAAGCGGCAAAAGTATGCTCGGTCTTACTCAACGTATATCCAACCCAACCCTTCAAACGCCCCTCAGTCTTCCGAAGCAAAAACTCACCACCATAAGATCTTCCCGAACCAGTGGCGAACAAATCAGACAGCGGCGTCGAATCGCTCAGACGAACCTGGGACTGAAACGCCACCAGATCGTCCATCTCCTTGTGATAAAACTCCAGATCCACCTGCCAGCTTTCACCCGGCGTCAACATAAGGCCAAACGCATTGTGAACAGCTTTCCCCGGCGTCAGAGTCTCATCCACCGGCAGCCACATATCCGTCGTATAAGTATTGGCCTCAATCGAAATCAAATTGACAAACTGGTGATAAATGCCCCAACCGCCCTTAAACGCGATCCTATCATCCAATTGAAACAAACCCGCCACGCGCGGAGACCATCGGGTATAATTGCCACTCTGGAAATGACTCACGCGCACCCCAGGCGTCAACTCCAGACGTCCCC includes:
- a CDS encoding GntR family transcriptional regulator, which encodes MNFELDPKSGIPFYRQIIDQIRYGIAAGKLNVGDQLPTVRALAVELKVNLNTISKAYRELEIKNILETQQGSGTFIAPVKVEIPDNEKEKKLAGICNEFQSIAAAYGFNLADLIKELKQRQGADHER
- a CDS encoding slipin family protein; the protein is MNDKIPLNKHVNLVSIFIFLILTLANAILLYLDLISLTIALIGLAATLFIAATLKISDQWEKAVVLRMGKFIGLKGPGWFLIIPIIDRVDKYIDQRVRVTDIRADSTLTKDTVPVNVDAVVYWTVWDAEKAALEVQEYEYAVSLVSRTGLRDIIGKHELADLLQNREKIAEALQHALDETTSSWGITCQSVGIKDIVIPPDLADAMSKQAQAERERQARIILGTAETEISEKFSQASENYHNNPVALQLRGMNMLFEGLKEKGSLVIVPSSALESMNLGAIGGLTALAENNTNQTPDPTEDTA
- a CDS encoding DUF4249 family protein, which codes for MKKIQWIFCFVLGLGAGGCSTAPTESLGEFRETVYVEGYLRAGSPVSDLFVGTTMPLSSVYDREASALSDALVMIEVDGVSYELSPVVDRPGYYEQPDLIIESGKTHHLSVTTGLGTATAQTTVPVAPQVSGASTLLIGGDAYRVTWEGETKGGYVTTRKSVALLEQIPLATQFGRFGGGFGGAVDTTGLGALRDSIARADQWRFLQGRSLTLNSRQFSYYGLYSLAVYALDENYGDYLISSAQDEVALDEPQFHVKGGIGLFASMAADSVVFRVE